CCACGCTTGTTGATAGGTACAAACTCTTCTACCTTCATACCAAGCATCTCATCCACGCCATAGCCAAACAAATCCTCGCACTGAGGATTCGCCAATACGACCTTGCCGTGCTGAACTAGTATTATTCCTTCTACACAGGAATAAAATATCTCTCTGTAGGCATCTGCTTTATTTTCCACTATATCAAAATTATCCTTGACAAATCTAAAGAAATGCACTTTGGGTCAAATGATTTTTATCATTATTTCCAATGATGGGAGTCCTTAGCCAACAGAATACGGCCATCTATCTTTGAACTATAATAAATACTAGACTCATGAAACCGAACTTGCTTAACATATTGGTGCCCACGGATTTTTCGGAAGCTTCGAAAACTGCTGTGCGTTTGGCCATCAAATGGTCAGCCGATCTAAAGGCTAAAGTAACCATCGTACATGCCTATAGACTGATAAAAGACAACCAAGGTTCTCAAAATCTGGACCCGCGAGAACTCAAAGCACAAGTTGAATCAAGATGCAGACAAAAATTTGAAGTACTGCAACAAGAAATTGACTTTTCAAAGGCCTATGAATATAGCTTCAGGTTAGAACTGGGCTTCATCAATAATAGCATCAAAAATCTTTCAAAAGAATATAAACCTAGTCTGGTATTATATGGCACCAAACCTGAAAGAATGCCTCATAGCTATGACAACTTGCTTAAGATCGTAAAAGACAATTCAACAACCATAGCTTTGGTAAACGAGGCATACAATTCTGAAGAGGCCGAAACAATGGGTTGTTTAGAAAAAAGAAGCATCTTTTGCACTAATACCAAGTTCATAGATAACCCTGAACATCAAACACGTAAAATAGAACGTGCCCATAACAATCTACTATTTATACATTCAGAAATGCAGTCACCAAAAGAAATCATCGAACATTTTCAACCTGTGTTTGCATAATCGTTAATTTTATCTGAATAGAAAAGTAATATCAATTAATGGAATTACTCGAAGAGGTAAAGTGTTACCACTGTGGGGAGGATTGTGAAGATTCTCAGCATATCAGTGAAGAAAAATCCTTTTGCTGTTTAGGCTGCAAAACAGTCTATGAACTGCTACAGGAAAACGATCTCTGCGAGTATTACGACTTCCAGTCTACTCCAGGCAATACGCTTCAGAATTTCTACGCCAACAAATACAACTTTCTGGAAAATGAAGAAATTGTTAGTAAACTCCTAGATTTTGAATCTCCCGAATTTCATAAAATCACCCTGGATATTCCTTCCATCCATTGCAGCTCCTGCATTTGGTTGTTGGAAAACCTACAACGCTTCGATTCGGGCATCATCCAATCCAGAATTCAGTTTAGCGCTAAAAAATTATCATTAGACTATCGTCCTGCAGAAACACAACTCAAATCCATAGTTGAACTACTCTGCCAACTCGGCTATGAACCTGAGATCACACTAGACACACAGCAATCAAAGGACAAAAGCTGGAACAGAGAAAGAATAATCAAACTGGGAATAGCCGGTTTTGTCTTTGGCAATACCATGCTATTTTCCTTCCCTGAGTATCTGGGAATTTCGCTGGAATCCGAATTTGTAGAGTACTTTGGATATCTCAATCTGATATTATCCTTACCAGTGTTGTTCTATTGTGCGCAGGAGTTTTTCATCTCCGCCTACAAAGGACTTAGAAAGAAACTACTCAATATTGACTTTCCTATCGCCATAGGTATATTGGCACTGTTCATTCGCAGCAGCATAGAGGTATTGACACAAACGGGGGCTGGGTATTTCGACTCCATGTCTGCCTTGGTATTTCTGTTACTCATCGGACGATGGTTTCAGGACAAAACTTACCGAGAACTATCCTTCGAACGA
This is a stretch of genomic DNA from Reichenbachiella ulvae. It encodes these proteins:
- a CDS encoding universal stress protein, coding for MKPNLLNILVPTDFSEASKTAVRLAIKWSADLKAKVTIVHAYRLIKDNQGSQNLDPRELKAQVESRCRQKFEVLQQEIDFSKAYEYSFRLELGFINNSIKNLSKEYKPSLVLYGTKPERMPHSYDNLLKIVKDNSTTIALVNEAYNSEEAETMGCLEKRSIFCTNTKFIDNPEHQTRKIERAHNNLLFIHSEMQSPKEIIEHFQPVFA